One window of Populus nigra chromosome 5, ddPopNigr1.1, whole genome shotgun sequence genomic DNA carries:
- the LOC133693964 gene encoding esterase-like has product MTNISSFCLVFFTLLTILNPISALKSCEFPAIFNFGDSNSDTGGFVASFPPLNSPYGETYFQMPAGRFSDGRVIIDFVAKSLNLSFLSAYLDSLGTNFTVGANFATAASTITLPARIIPANNGFSPFFFLVQYNQFVQLKDRSQLIRKQGGVFARLMPKEEYFQKALYTFDIGQNDLGAGFFGNMSVEEVNASVPNIVNTFLTNVKSIYNLGARSFWIHNTGPIGCLGYVLANFPSAEKDSVGCAKSYNEVAQYFNYELKETVLQLRKVFPSAAFTYVDVYSVKYSLFSEPKKHGFELPLVACCGYGGLYNYSSSAGCGATITVNGTQITVGSCDDPSVRVVWDGIHYTEAANKFIFEQISTGAFSDPPIPLKMACHRTVGQYIGINL; this is encoded by the exons ATGACAAATATCTCTTCTTTTTGccttgtttttttcactttacttACCATCTTGAACCCCATATCTGCTTTGAAAAGTTGTGAGTTCCCAGCTATCTTTAACTTTGGTGACTCAAATTCGGATACAGGAGGATTCGTTGCTTCCTTCCCTCCTCTTAATTCTCCCTATGGAGAAACTTACTTTCAAATGCCGGCGGGGAGGTTCTCCGATGGAAGGGTGATTATAGATTTCGTCG CAAAGAGTTTGAATCTCTCATTTCTTAGCGCATACCTCGACTCTCTGGGGACCAACTTCACTGTCGGAGCAAATTTTGCCACAGCAGCATCCACCATTACATTGCCAGCTAGGATTATACCGGCCAATAATGGATTCAGTCCATTCTTCTTTCTAGTGCAATATAATCAATTCGTGCAGTTAAAGGACAGATCACAGTTGATTAGGAAACAAG GAGGAGTATTTGCACGATTGATGCCCAAGGAGGAATATTTTCAAAAAGCTTTATACACATTCGATATTGGTCAAAATGATCTTGGAGCTGGATTTTTCGGAAATATGTCTGTTGAGGAAGTGAATGCATCTGTTCCTAACATTGTCAATACGTTCTTGACAAATGTTAAG AGCATATACAATTTGGGAGCGAGATCATTCTGGATTCACAATACAGGACCGATTGGTTGTCTTGGTTATGTTTTAGCCAATTTTCCTTCTGCTGAAAAAGATAGTGTTGGTTGCGCCAAGTCTTATAATGAAGTAGCTCAATACTTTAATTATGAGTTGAAAGAGACCGTACTTCAACTCAGGAAGGTTTTTCCTTCAGCAGCATTTACATACGTAGATGTCTATTCTGTGAAGTATTCTTTATTCAGTGAACCCAAAAAACATG GATTTGAGCTTCCTCTTGTAGCATGTTGTGGCTACGGAGGCCTGTATAACTACAGTAGCAGTGCTGGATGTGGAGCAACAATTACAGTAAATGGCACCCAGATAACCGTGGGCTCATGTGATGATCCCTCAGTGCGAGTCGTTTGGGATGGAATTCATTACACCGAGGCCgccaacaaatttatttttgagcaaaTATCTACAGGAGCCTTTTCTGATCCTCCTATTCCTTTGAAGATGGCATGTCACAGGACTGTGGGTCAATATATAGGTATCAATCTATAG